From the Candidatus Woesearchaeota archaeon genome, one window contains:
- a CDS encoding DEAD/DEAH box helicase, which translates to MQFRTYTLDPFQEEAIHAIGQNASVLVSAPTGSGKTLIADYIIDKDIKEGKRVIYTAPIKALSNQKYKDFTHQYGSDTIGLITGDIVIQPRAQVLIMTTEIYRNMAIAKDPLLEDVSYCIMDEIHFISDEERGYIWEESIIFSPPHIRFLFLSATIPNAKEFAGWVKKIKAHDVAIIQHTDRPVPLQVLFYDATFGLTSLAKIHQQRELDKVPVYYNPYHRKSFQKQFVPRPSFTEVVGALAKEQKLPCIYFVFSRAKTQEYAKKLASGQILFPHHPKLHQRIGQLFQQISPEVVTLPSTKLLRQCLGKGIGFHHAGLLPDVKEIVEVLFGEGLLQVLFATETFAVGVNMPARSVCFDGLRKYTGKGFRYLTSKEFFQIAGRAGRRGMDRVGYAIALVDRKTDDLGRIKVFTTADTLPLRSQFKLSYNTVLNMVHRHSVQEIEQLLMMNLYTYQQLKEKHRNAFVLRSIKARYTRIVKTLMQMGYIHEGELTALGMFTIQIYSNELEISQLFGTASFSLDEYTILLLLACLVYEPKRDTRFFHTVPSRKITTLQQHLSHHPYLKKGKWWHQMEQLTALIQPCYEHKKFIELLQNTTMPEGDIIRLFMQLLDKLEQIDRASQDETLIAKVRNAKYLIRSCLEGIHVF; encoded by the coding sequence ATGCAATTCAGAACCTATACCCTAGATCCATTTCAGGAAGAAGCAATCCATGCTATTGGGCAAAATGCCTCTGTCCTTGTTTCAGCTCCTACGGGAAGTGGAAAAACCCTTATTGCAGATTATATTATTGACAAGGACATTAAAGAAGGCAAACGTGTTATCTACACCGCGCCGATTAAGGCGCTCTCTAATCAGAAGTATAAGGATTTTACACATCAGTATGGTTCAGATACCATTGGCTTGATTACCGGAGACATCGTTATCCAACCCAGAGCACAAGTTCTTATTATGACCACTGAAATTTATCGCAACATGGCCATTGCAAAAGATCCGCTTCTTGAGGATGTGTCTTATTGTATCATGGATGAAATTCATTTTATCAGTGATGAAGAGCGAGGATATATCTGGGAAGAATCTATTATTTTTAGCCCTCCTCATATTAGGTTTTTATTTTTGTCTGCAACTATCCCCAATGCAAAAGAATTCGCAGGATGGGTAAAAAAAATCAAAGCACATGATGTTGCTATTATCCAGCACACTGATCGTCCTGTTCCTCTGCAGGTGTTGTTTTACGATGCTACCTTCGGCTTAACGAGTTTGGCAAAGATCCATCAGCAGCGAGAGCTGGATAAAGTGCCTGTCTATTACAATCCGTATCACCGTAAGTCATTTCAGAAGCAGTTTGTTCCACGGCCTTCCTTTACTGAAGTTGTTGGAGCACTGGCTAAAGAACAGAAGTTGCCCTGCATCTACTTTGTTTTTTCACGTGCAAAGACCCAAGAGTATGCCAAGAAACTTGCCTCAGGCCAGATACTCTTTCCTCATCATCCAAAACTTCATCAACGCATTGGTCAACTCTTTCAGCAGATTAGTCCTGAAGTTGTCACCTTACCCTCAACAAAGCTCCTTCGACAGTGTCTCGGTAAGGGTATTGGTTTTCATCATGCAGGGCTCTTGCCGGATGTTAAAGAGATTGTTGAGGTGCTTTTTGGTGAGGGATTGCTCCAGGTGTTGTTTGCTACAGAAACCTTTGCTGTTGGAGTAAATATGCCTGCACGGAGCGTGTGTTTTGACGGGCTTCGCAAGTATACTGGAAAGGGTTTTCGCTACCTCACCTCTAAAGAGTTCTTTCAGATTGCGGGTCGAGCAGGACGACGTGGTATGGATCGTGTTGGATATGCCATTGCACTTGTTGATCGGAAAACCGATGATTTAGGAAGGATAAAGGTGTTTACCACAGCAGATACCTTACCCTTACGTTCACAGTTTAAGCTCTCCTACAATACGGTTCTCAATATGGTTCATCGTCATAGTGTTCAAGAGATTGAACAACTCCTTATGATGAATCTCTATACCTATCAACAGCTCAAAGAAAAACATCGTAATGCCTTTGTCTTACGTTCCATTAAAGCACGGTATACACGCATTGTCAAAACCCTTATGCAGATGGGATATATTCATGAGGGAGAGCTTACTGCATTGGGCATGTTTACCATACAGATTTATTCCAATGAACTGGAGATTTCCCAGCTCTTTGGAACAGCATCCTTTTCCTTAGATGAATACACCATTCTGTTACTGCTTGCATGTCTTGTGTATGAACCGAAACGTGATACACGATTCTTTCATACAGTTCCTTCAAGAAAAATTACGACATTACAGCAGCACCTCTCCCATCATCCGTATCTTAAGAAAGGAAAATGGTGGCATCAAATGGAACAGCTCACCGCTTTGATCCAGCCCTGCTATGAACACAAAAAATTTATTGAACTTCTCCAGAACACGACCATGCCCGAGGGCGATATCATACGGTTATTCATGCAACTTCTTGATAAATTAGAGCAGATTGATCGTGCCTCACAGGATGAAACGCTTATTGCAAAAGTCCGCAATGCAAAATACCTCATCCGCTCTTGTTTAGAAGGAATCCATGTGTTCTAA
- a CDS encoding asparaginase, whose product MVMVHAENDTLKEGLHVITTGGTLDFTLSQRFEVETGQFDSLVPRKHSIVPHFLTKRVKVPSDSIEYSRICLKDSREITDEDRSHLRDAIVQSPYRSVLVTHGIADMETTVAYLRENPLEGKVVGVVGSRMPLEWYRSDAGFNIGYAIGQLQGVENGVHMFHPTHIRDRVQRSLDNLVFLITGGTIDSFFDERKDTPRPFSYSAIPSYLTGSIGVEPPEPDFVFKQICMKDSRELDEVEVRELLDSSSRSAHKSQIITAGTYALPDLANRFDHLLTRGEMPQSRYVFVGAMFPEDVYLNDGWFNLGYALGKMDHIDKGAHVAMHGWVTRPDNVMKQLANARFALYNPQRVY is encoded by the coding sequence ATGGTAATGGTGCATGCAGAGAATGATACCCTGAAAGAAGGATTACATGTTATTACCACTGGTGGAACACTTGACTTTACGCTTAGTCAACGGTTTGAGGTAGAGACAGGTCAATTTGATAGTTTGGTTCCTCGAAAGCATTCAATTGTCCCTCATTTCTTAACAAAAAGAGTAAAGGTTCCATCGGATAGTATTGAGTATTCTCGGATATGTCTTAAAGATAGTCGTGAGATTACTGATGAGGATAGGAGCCATCTTCGTGATGCTATTGTGCAAAGCCCTTATCGAAGTGTGCTCGTAACGCATGGGATTGCTGATATGGAAACGACAGTAGCCTATCTACGTGAGAACCCGCTAGAGGGAAAGGTTGTTGGTGTTGTTGGTTCTCGTATGCCTCTTGAATGGTATCGATCAGATGCAGGATTCAATATTGGGTATGCCATTGGACAGTTACAGGGAGTAGAAAATGGTGTCCACATGTTCCACCCAACTCATATCCGTGATCGTGTTCAGCGATCATTAGATAATCTTGTCTTTCTTATAACCGGTGGCACGATTGATTCTTTTTTTGATGAACGGAAAGACACCCCAAGACCCTTTTCGTATTCAGCAATTCCCAGCTATCTCACTGGAAGCATTGGTGTTGAACCTCCTGAACCAGATTTTGTCTTTAAACAGATCTGTATGAAAGACAGTAGAGAACTCGATGAAGTTGAAGTACGTGAACTTTTAGATTCCTCAAGTCGAAGTGCACACAAGTCTCAGATTATTACTGCAGGAACATATGCCCTTCCTGATCTTGCAAATCGCTTTGATCACCTGCTTACGAGAGGCGAAATGCCTCAATCTCGGTATGTTTTTGTTGGTGCAATGTTTCCTGAAGATGTTTATTTGAATGATGGGTGGTTTAATCTCGGCTATGCGCTTGGAAAGATGGATCATATCGATAAAGGAGCACATGTTGCCATGCATGGCTGGGTAACTCGTCCAGATAATGTGATGAAGCAACTTGCCAACGCACGGTTCGCCTTGTACAACCCCCAGAGGGTATACTAG
- a CDS encoding asparaginase: MKPNNQSIRIFVTGGTFDKEYNELNGELFFRDTHLPEVLKKGRCNLPVTIRTLMMIDSLHMTEADRILIADQCAKASENYILLTHGTDTMVETAAAIAQRIKDKTIVLTGAMIPYHFGSSDGLFNMGSALAFVQSLPPGVYVAMNGQCFSWNAVRKNKETGVFEGW; the protein is encoded by the coding sequence ATGAAACCAAACAACCAATCCATCAGGATCTTTGTCACTGGAGGAACCTTTGACAAGGAGTACAATGAACTCAATGGAGAACTCTTTTTTAGAGATACACATCTTCCTGAGGTCTTGAAGAAAGGGAGGTGTAATCTTCCTGTTACCATCAGAACATTAATGATGATTGACAGCCTTCATATGACTGAAGCAGATCGTATTCTTATTGCTGATCAGTGCGCAAAAGCGTCCGAAAACTATATTCTCCTCACCCATGGAACTGATACCATGGTTGAAACTGCAGCGGCTATTGCACAGAGAATAAAGGATAAAACCATTGTTTTGACCGGTGCTATGATCCCCTACCACTTTGGAAGTTCTGATGGCCTCTTCAATATGGGAAGCGCCTTAGCGTTTGTCCAATCACTCCCTCCAGGGGTGTATGTTGCTATGAATGGACAATGCTTTTCTTGGAATGCTGTTCGAAAGAACAAGGAAACAGGTGTCTTTGAGGGATGGTAA
- a CDS encoding PHP domain-containing protein: MIAVDFHMHSKYSLDSYMQPAKIFKIAKQRGLSGVAITDHNTLPRFKQPKDFIAIKGEEIFTRSGEVIGLNLSEKIPPLKGFYETLDRIREQGGTILIPHPNLQVWSKRPWTWQFKGVHLEKVTLKKDIVIETQNASLMYTGPIKAWAKKHGHPMAGNSDAHLYTFIGNTYTKLPYCSDADEVLKKLRLGHGIPTIAKHRYSKSNPLPLVSVDTLMGLGGATFYLMEKFWKYSPFGYVQRRVL, from the coding sequence ATGATAGCTGTTGATTTTCACATGCATTCGAAGTATTCTCTTGATTCATACATGCAGCCCGCAAAAATATTCAAGATCGCAAAACAACGCGGTTTAAGTGGTGTAGCCATTACTGATCACAACACTTTGCCGCGATTCAAACAACCCAAAGACTTCATCGCCATTAAAGGTGAGGAGATCTTTACCCGTTCTGGAGAAGTGATTGGCCTAAATCTCAGTGAAAAAATTCCACCGCTCAAAGGATTCTATGAGACGCTTGATCGCATTAGGGAACAGGGAGGCACTATTCTTATCCCTCACCCAAATCTACAGGTATGGTCAAAACGACCTTGGACCTGGCAGTTCAAAGGAGTTCATTTAGAAAAAGTTACCCTCAAAAAAGATATTGTTATCGAGACCCAAAATGCAAGTTTGATGTACACAGGCCCTATTAAAGCATGGGCAAAAAAGCATGGACATCCCATGGCAGGAAATAGTGATGCACACCTTTATACCTTTATTGGAAACACGTATACAAAGCTTCCCTATTGTAGCGATGCAGATGAGGTTCTCAAGAAACTTCGTCTAGGTCATGGCATTCCAACCATTGCTAAACACAGGTACAGCAAGAGTAATCCCCTTCCCCTCGTGAGCGTTGATACTTTGATGGGGCTGGGAGGAGCTACCTTTTATCTCATGGAAAAATTCTGGAAATATTCACCCTTTGGGTATGTCCAACGCAGAGTTCTGTAA
- a CDS encoding ferrous iron transport protein A, with protein MLLTETNKNQKVRVAAIHDPSLRLRLLQFGIQEGDTVHILEKITHGPMVLHHHLQEIALGNEHSKQIEVMLVSP; from the coding sequence ATGCTCTTGACAGAGACAAACAAGAATCAAAAGGTACGTGTTGCAGCGATCCATGATCCAAGTTTACGGCTTCGACTTCTGCAGTTTGGCATCCAAGAGGGAGACACCGTTCATATTCTTGAAAAGATAACTCATGGCCCAATGGTACTTCATCACCATCTGCAGGAAATAGCACTTGGTAATGAGCACAGTAAACAGATAGAGGTTATGCTTGTTAGTCCATGA
- a CDS encoding ferrous iron transporter B produces MSCHDDHPKAISGKLLVLVGNPNAGKSVIFHHLTGKYVTVSNYPGTTIQLEQGKFQTYTVIDTPGVYGVSSFTHEEQITHDIIFQATKIVNVVHALHLERDLFLTLQLLETGLPLVVVLNFMDEARKQGQVINVDLLAKRLGVDVIPTTAPTGEGIPLLLGKLQQKKQQENSRAVQRTKLREHEQEIIYRERRKKVNELVAEVVKVKQTKKTIKQRLAEMMIHPFGGILVLIVVLFLAYELIGVFVAQTVVGITEGTIMNGYYVPFITRVVSFFSLPEWLRTLLVGEFGVLTMTITYVLGLLLPLVAGFYLFLSFIEDSGYLPRLAFLIDKWLTRVGLNGKAVVPLILGFGCVTMATITTRMLDTKREKTIASTLLNFAIPCSAQLAVITALIVVAGWKVALLYVFIIFMLFTLLGTFLHAMLPGESSSLLLSLPALQLPRAKNILIKTAYRTLHFLSEAGIWFFIGALLISILQLTNVLVLIEHALRPLVVSWMGLPPEAAIGYIMGIVRRDFGAAGFYHLELNALQLLVALVSITIFVPCIAAILILYKERGTKTATLLWTGTIVVAFFIGGLIFQIGRLFYG; encoded by the coding sequence ATGAGTTGTCATGACGATCATCCTAAGGCTATTAGCGGGAAACTGCTTGTTCTGGTAGGAAATCCCAACGCTGGAAAGTCAGTTATTTTTCATCATCTTACCGGAAAGTATGTTACGGTCTCAAATTATCCAGGAACAACCATCCAGCTTGAGCAAGGAAAGTTTCAAACGTATACAGTTATCGACACACCAGGCGTTTATGGTGTCTCTTCATTTACGCATGAAGAACAGATTACGCATGATATCATCTTTCAGGCAACGAAAATCGTTAATGTTGTTCATGCCTTACATCTTGAACGCGACCTGTTTTTAACACTCCAACTTCTCGAGACAGGACTTCCTCTCGTTGTTGTTCTGAATTTTATGGATGAAGCGCGAAAGCAAGGACAAGTCATTAATGTTGATCTGCTCGCTAAACGCCTTGGAGTCGATGTTATCCCAACCACTGCTCCTACTGGAGAAGGTATTCCGCTTCTTCTTGGCAAGCTTCAGCAAAAAAAACAGCAGGAAAATAGCAGAGCTGTTCAACGTACAAAGCTACGAGAACATGAGCAAGAGATAATCTATCGTGAACGACGAAAAAAGGTAAACGAGCTTGTTGCCGAGGTCGTCAAGGTAAAACAGACAAAAAAAACAATAAAACAACGTCTAGCTGAAATGATGATTCATCCATTTGGTGGTATCCTTGTGCTCATCGTTGTTCTTTTTCTTGCCTATGAACTTATTGGTGTTTTTGTCGCTCAGACGGTTGTTGGCATAACCGAAGGTACAATCATGAACGGCTATTATGTTCCTTTCATAACGAGGGTAGTGTCTTTTTTTTCATTGCCTGAATGGTTACGGACATTGCTTGTCGGAGAGTTTGGTGTGCTCACCATGACCATAACGTATGTTCTAGGGTTATTACTTCCCCTTGTTGCGGGATTTTACTTGTTCCTTTCATTTATTGAAGATTCAGGATACCTTCCTCGATTGGCATTCCTGATTGACAAATGGTTAACACGAGTCGGTCTTAATGGTAAGGCTGTTGTACCTCTTATCCTTGGCTTTGGCTGTGTCACCATGGCAACAATTACAACAAGAATGCTCGATACCAAACGTGAAAAAACCATTGCGTCCACGTTACTTAATTTTGCTATTCCTTGCTCTGCACAACTCGCAGTTATTACTGCACTTATTGTCGTGGCTGGCTGGAAAGTTGCCCTGCTTTATGTCTTTATTATCTTTATGCTGTTTACCCTTTTAGGGACATTCCTCCATGCTATGCTTCCTGGCGAATCTTCCTCCTTACTCTTGAGCCTTCCTGCACTCCAACTTCCACGGGCTAAGAACATACTGATCAAAACTGCCTATCGAACGCTCCACTTTTTGTCTGAAGCGGGCATATGGTTCTTCATTGGAGCGTTGCTTATCTCCATACTGCAATTGACCAATGTGCTCGTCCTTATCGAGCATGCTCTTCGTCCTTTAGTTGTCTCCTGGATGGGACTTCCTCCTGAGGCAGCTATCGGTTATATTATGGGCATTGTTCGTAGAGATTTTGGCGCAGCAGGATTTTATCATTTAGAACTTAACGCCCTTCAACTTCTTGTTGCATTGGTTTCCATAACTATTTTTGTTCCTTGCATTGCAGCCATTCTCATTCTTTACAAAGAACGCGGAACAAAAACTGCAACGCTCCTTTGGACAGGAACGATAGTCGTCGCTTTTTTCATTGGTGGCCTTATTTTCCAGATAGGGAGGCTCTTCTATGGGTAG
- a CDS encoding 30S ribosomal protein S8e, with translation MVIIQQRSRTKASGGAKRAARGKRLYESGSLPTLTKLANPNARVIRTRGGNMKQKLLSTNKVNLYNPQTKTYMQASIKTITENPANRHFVRRNIITRGCVVETDQGKARVTSRPGQSGMVNAVLISA, from the coding sequence ATGGTTATTATTCAACAACGATCACGAACAAAGGCCTCAGGTGGCGCCAAGCGTGCTGCACGAGGTAAAAGACTCTATGAGTCTGGAAGCTTACCTACATTGACAAAGCTTGCTAACCCGAATGCAAGAGTTATTCGTACCCGTGGTGGCAATATGAAGCAGAAATTGCTTTCTACCAACAAGGTTAATCTCTACAATCCCCAAACAAAGACCTATATGCAGGCAAGCATCAAAACAATAACCGAGAACCCTGCAAATAGACACTTTGTACGACGAAATATTATTACGAGAGGTTGTGTGGTTGAGACTGATCAGGGAAAGGCCAGAGTAACCTCACGACCAGGGCAGAGTGGCATGGTGAATGCTGTCCTTATCAGTGCATAA
- the lspA gene encoding signal peptidase II — MVNVKQGEEVGKVSYHHFFWITLGVLILDQVIKAFIVRFGSYVTNTGAGFSIFQQQTVLLSWISLIVIGSIIYILDRLPSRGYLPAALIVGGATGNLIDRVVRGHVIDFIDLKIWPVFNLADIAISIGALWLAWLLWFQKVK; from the coding sequence ATGGTGAACGTGAAACAAGGCGAAGAAGTTGGTAAGGTCTCCTATCACCACTTTTTTTGGATTACCCTCGGCGTTCTTATTCTTGATCAGGTGATAAAAGCCTTTATTGTTCGTTTTGGAAGTTATGTCACCAATACCGGAGCAGGCTTTAGTATATTTCAACAGCAGACAGTGTTGTTGTCATGGATTTCCCTCATCGTCATTGGTAGCATAATCTATATCCTTGATAGGCTTCCTTCCCGAGGATACCTTCCTGCTGCACTTATCGTTGGCGGTGCTACTGGAAACCTTATCGACAGAGTAGTCAGGGGCCATGTCATTGACTTTATTGATCTAAAGATCTGGCCTGTTTTTAATCTCGCTGATATTGCTATCAGTATCGGAGCACTGTGGCTGGCATGGCTTCTTTGGTTTCAGAAAGTGAAGTAA
- a CDS encoding endonuclease III domain-containing protein yields MQDQLFFLYKRLLETYGYQGWWPLLCERGKGCNAQGYHPQCYTYPHTDQQCIEIIGGAILTQNTAWKNAEKALLQLYQQKLLTLRTLDKVTGEELAQYIRPSGYYNQKAKKLKNVVHFLTSTPLKQLMAMDTLTARKHLLEIQGIGPETADCILLYALHKPIFVVDAYTHTLLTALGLVSGRASYESIQRMFMDTLPADEALFNEYHALLVAWGKALHNKQPTARAIMQELSNRFK; encoded by the coding sequence ATGCAGGACCAACTTTTCTTTCTGTACAAACGTCTTCTTGAGACCTATGGCTATCAAGGTTGGTGGCCACTTCTCTGTGAACGAGGGAAAGGGTGTAACGCACAAGGGTATCATCCGCAGTGTTACACCTATCCTCATACTGACCAGCAATGTATTGAAATTATTGGAGGAGCTATTCTTACCCAGAATACTGCCTGGAAGAATGCAGAAAAGGCACTGCTCCAACTCTATCAGCAGAAACTACTGACCCTTCGTACGTTAGATAAGGTAACTGGTGAGGAGCTTGCCCAATATATCCGACCCTCTGGCTATTATAACCAAAAAGCCAAAAAACTCAAAAATGTTGTTCATTTTCTCACGTCAACACCACTCAAGCAACTGATGGCAATGGATACGCTAACAGCAAGAAAACATCTTCTCGAGATTCAGGGGATAGGACCAGAAACTGCGGACTGTATTCTTCTCTACGCTCTCCATAAGCCTATTTTTGTCGTTGATGCTTATACGCATACTCTGCTTACAGCATTGGGCCTTGTTTCAGGGAGAGCTTCGTACGAATCTATCCAACGCATGTTTATGGATACCCTTCCTGCTGATGAGGCATTGTTTAATGAGTACCATGCATTGCTGGTTGCCTGGGGAAAGGCTTTACACAACAAACAGCCTACTGCACGAGCAATCATGCAAGAGTTATCCAATAGATTTAAATAG
- the guaA gene encoding glutamine-hydrolyzing GMP synthase: protein MERDMIVVLDFGGQYCHLIARRIRQLGVYAIVMPCETSAQNIREAGKVRGIIFSGGPSSIYDPHAPRCDPKLFDLHLPILGLCYGHQLMASLCGGTVVKGTHREYGRAELTLAGESKLFASVPSPTLVWMNHGDTVTKAPPLFSVLGSTEDCPVAAMGDLEHHWYGLQFHPEVTHTEHGMQMLTHFVFAICHAKKSWDMAHILDEKLQEIRAQVGNKNIFLLVSGGIDSTVCFALLNKALEPTHVYGLHIDNGLLRKDECALVKASFYEHGFTNFHVVDASHTFLERLRNVYDPEDKRAIIGETFIAVYQQELAKLHLNVEDWLLGQGTIYPDTIETKGSAQADLIKTHHNRVALVREMIKKGHVIEPLKELYKDEVRELGLQLGLPDKLVYRHPFPGPGLAVRCLCARASDTIVNAPEVTQRINKLSMPFGLKAVILPLRSVGIQGDARSYKHPVALVGKFPGWDILEQLSTQMTNSVPEINRVVYTVHWSCSSSLLDHPTIKQSDLSHERIKLLQDIDEVTMQHLHDNGLYDKIWQMPTVLIPLSFAGKECVVLRPVESREAMTARFYHMDWKILMPLAERLLQQYPLDVLFYDVTNKPPGTIEWE from the coding sequence ATGGAGCGAGATATGATTGTTGTACTGGACTTTGGTGGCCAGTACTGTCACTTAATTGCCAGGCGCATACGCCAACTTGGTGTCTATGCCATTGTTATGCCCTGTGAGACTTCTGCTCAAAACATACGTGAAGCTGGCAAGGTACGAGGGATTATTTTTTCAGGCGGACCATCCAGCATCTATGATCCTCACGCACCGCGCTGTGATCCAAAGCTCTTTGATCTTCATCTTCCTATTCTTGGGCTTTGCTATGGTCATCAGTTAATGGCTTCACTTTGTGGAGGAACTGTCGTGAAAGGAACGCATAGAGAATATGGCCGAGCAGAACTTACTCTTGCTGGAGAATCTAAGCTCTTTGCTTCTGTTCCCTCTCCGACGTTGGTTTGGATGAATCATGGTGATACAGTTACCAAAGCTCCTCCTCTGTTTTCTGTTCTTGGGTCAACAGAAGATTGTCCTGTTGCTGCTATGGGAGACTTAGAGCATCACTGGTATGGACTCCAGTTTCATCCTGAAGTAACGCACACTGAACATGGCATGCAGATGCTGACGCATTTTGTCTTTGCTATTTGTCATGCCAAAAAATCTTGGGATATGGCTCATATTCTTGATGAAAAACTTCAGGAAATCCGTGCACAGGTCGGGAATAAAAACATCTTTTTGCTCGTTAGCGGAGGAATTGATAGTACGGTTTGCTTTGCTCTGCTTAACAAAGCCCTTGAACCAACGCATGTCTATGGTCTCCATATCGATAATGGTTTACTACGAAAAGACGAATGCGCCTTGGTTAAGGCATCATTTTACGAGCATGGGTTTACCAATTTTCATGTTGTTGATGCTTCCCACACGTTTCTTGAACGCTTACGTAACGTCTATGACCCAGAAGACAAGCGTGCTATTATCGGAGAGACCTTTATTGCTGTTTATCAACAAGAACTTGCTAAGCTCCATCTGAATGTTGAGGACTGGCTTTTGGGTCAAGGGACTATTTATCCTGACACCATTGAAACAAAGGGCTCGGCACAGGCAGATCTCATTAAAACACATCATAATCGAGTTGCACTTGTCAGAGAAATGATCAAAAAAGGGCATGTTATTGAGCCGTTAAAAGAGCTTTACAAGGATGAAGTACGAGAGTTAGGATTGCAACTTGGTTTGCCGGATAAACTCGTGTATCGTCATCCTTTCCCAGGTCCAGGATTAGCGGTTCGCTGCCTCTGTGCACGTGCTTCTGATACTATTGTTAATGCACCAGAGGTAACACAACGAATAAACAAACTCAGCATGCCTTTTGGACTTAAAGCAGTTATATTGCCTCTTCGTTCAGTAGGAATCCAGGGAGATGCACGCTCCTATAAACATCCGGTTGCCCTTGTTGGTAAATTTCCTGGTTGGGATATTCTTGAACAACTCTCGACGCAAATGACGAATAGCGTACCAGAAATCAACCGAGTCGTTTATACCGTGCATTGGTCATGCTCATCCTCATTACTGGACCATCCGACTATTAAACAAAGTGATCTCTCTCACGAACGTATAAAACTGTTACAGGACATTGACGAAGTGACTATGCAACATCTCCATGATAACGGTCTCTATGATAAGATCTGGCAGATGCCCACGGTTTTAATTCCTCTAAGCTTTGCAGGAAAAGAATGCGTCGTGCTTAGACCTGTTGAATCACGAGAGGCAATGACCGCGCGCTTTTATCATATGGATTGGAAGATACTTATGCCTCTTGCAGAACGCTTGTTGCAACAATACCCCCTTGATGTTCTCTTTTATGATGTAACCAATAAACCGCCGGGAACAATTGAGTGGGAATAA